A genome region from Streptomyces antimycoticus includes the following:
- a CDS encoding MBL fold metallo-hydrolase — translation MMNENERVQSMVLGDVEVIRIIEWHRPFLPTSGMFPGATADVWKDNEDWLAPDHWEPDSDRTMVALQTWVLRSGGRTVLVDTGAGNGRERPGMAPFFHQCQGDFLGLLARAGVRPRDVDVVVNTHLHVDHVGWNTAHADGEWVPTFPNAQYLIPAADDSHYGPGNGQGDCRQEVDRLIYEDSIAPIHRAGQAVLWDGFHRIDEHLTLESAPGHTPGSSVLRLASGSDRAVFVGDLLHSPVQILQPCCNSDACLAPEQAVASRRRILGRAADERELLVPAHFGGAGALEVRRKSDGFALGPWAAFSPKK, via the coding sequence ATGATGAACGAGAACGAGCGGGTGCAGAGCATGGTGCTGGGGGATGTCGAGGTCATCCGGATCATTGAGTGGCACAGACCGTTCTTGCCCACCTCCGGCATGTTCCCGGGAGCCACCGCCGATGTGTGGAAGGACAATGAGGACTGGCTGGCACCGGACCACTGGGAGCCGGACAGCGACCGGACGATGGTTGCGCTGCAGACGTGGGTGCTGCGCAGCGGTGGGCGGACCGTCCTGGTGGACACGGGAGCGGGCAACGGGCGCGAGCGGCCGGGCATGGCGCCGTTTTTCCACCAGTGTCAGGGTGATTTCCTCGGCCTTTTGGCGAGGGCCGGTGTGCGCCCGCGGGATGTCGACGTCGTCGTCAACACCCACCTCCACGTCGATCACGTCGGCTGGAACACCGCCCACGCGGACGGGGAGTGGGTACCGACGTTTCCCAACGCGCAATACCTCATCCCGGCCGCCGACGACTCCCACTACGGCCCCGGCAACGGGCAGGGGGACTGTCGGCAGGAGGTCGACCGCCTGATCTACGAAGACAGCATCGCGCCCATCCACCGGGCCGGACAGGCCGTGCTCTGGGATGGTTTCCACCGCATCGACGAACACCTCACCCTGGAGTCCGCGCCTGGCCACACTCCCGGTTCGTCCGTGCTGCGCCTCGCCTCCGGGAGCGACCGGGCGGTCTTCGTCGGAGATCTGCTGCACAGCCCGGTGCAGATTCTCCAGCCCTGCTGCAACAGCGACGCCTGCCTGGCTCCGGAACAAGCGGTGGCCAGTCGCCGCCGGATTCTCGGGAGGGCAGCCGATGAACGAGAGTTGCTCGTCCCGGCACACTTCGGCGGTGCGGGTGCCCTGGAAGTCCGACGCAAGAGCGATGGTTTCGCCCTCGGCCCCTGGGCCGCATTCAGCCCGAAGAAGTAG
- a CDS encoding AraC family transcriptional regulator: MDVVSDAISAVHLGHPWSHRVRTSGSWCVRLDPYDGAGFYVALKGNCWLLTDGGTLVPLGVGDAVLLPHGTGHVIADSPVDAAVAKEKAVPFEQWLLAEGPRARPDHYETEMLCGTYWLDCSRMHPLMAELPEVVHLPHRVGGHLELRAAIDLLAGELDESRPGSCVALPNLLDLLLVYMIRSWMAETTCGAWPGALGDPVTAAALRAMHSNPAAPWSNDRLAAEAGVSRPTLARRFTTLVGRPPMTYLTWWRVILAATLLRDTPDTLATIAGRVGYGSPYALSHAFEREFGMTPGRYRAQAAERPPRKPNRVSQTGS, from the coding sequence ATGGATGTGGTGAGCGACGCGATCTCTGCCGTACACCTCGGCCATCCCTGGTCCCACCGGGTGCGGACGAGTGGGAGCTGGTGCGTGCGGCTGGACCCGTACGACGGTGCGGGCTTCTACGTCGCCCTGAAGGGCAACTGCTGGCTGCTCACCGACGGCGGCACCCTGGTACCGCTCGGCGTGGGTGACGCGGTGCTGCTGCCCCATGGCACAGGCCATGTGATCGCCGACTCCCCCGTCGATGCGGCGGTCGCGAAGGAGAAGGCGGTGCCGTTCGAGCAGTGGCTCCTGGCGGAAGGGCCGCGAGCCCGGCCTGATCACTACGAGACCGAGATGCTCTGTGGCACGTACTGGCTCGACTGCAGCCGCATGCACCCGCTCATGGCAGAGCTGCCCGAGGTCGTCCACCTTCCCCACCGAGTAGGCGGCCACCTCGAACTCCGTGCCGCGATCGACCTGCTCGCCGGTGAGCTGGACGAGAGCCGGCCCGGCTCCTGCGTGGCGCTGCCGAACCTGCTCGACCTCCTCCTCGTCTACATGATCCGCTCCTGGATGGCCGAGACCACCTGCGGAGCCTGGCCCGGCGCACTGGGCGACCCGGTGACGGCCGCCGCCCTGCGGGCGATGCACTCCAACCCTGCCGCGCCGTGGAGCAATGACCGCCTGGCGGCAGAGGCGGGCGTCTCCCGGCCCACCCTGGCGCGCCGGTTCACCACCCTGGTCGGCCGCCCTCCGATGACGTACCTCACCTGGTGGCGCGTGATCCTCGCCGCCACCCTGCTCCGAGACACTCCGGATACCCTGGCCACCATCGCCGGCCGGGTCGGCTACGGCAGCCCGTACGCACTCTCACACGCCTTCGAGAGGGAGTTCGGCATGACGCCGGGGCGGTATCGAGCGCAGGCCGCGGAAAGGCCGCCTCGTAAGCCCAACAGGGTGTCGCAGACAGGGAGTTGA
- a CDS encoding AAA family ATPase: MDTAQDTQDTAKRLRAIGDELSDRFYERADVVRTLVVTLLAGQHSLVLGPPGTAKSEMARELTSRIEGASYWEILLSKFTAPTRMFGPIDVAALARGEYRQVYDGRATTAHVAFIDEIFKCSTAALNETLGYLNERIYHPESGGEPIRCPLIGAITASNELPSGEDSAAIYDRLLVRIEVGYLEDPSNFAALVRSAVSRPAAPARTTVELAALRHAVTEAVPAVDVPDAIVDAVCTLRAALRRKELVASDRRWRQAVGLLQASAYLDGRPAVAETDLSVLTHVLWDSPAQRPTVEREVLQLVNPDAKEALDLADAIEELEAQLDAMAGQSREALSERVIKSTRRGPAESPGRRGPRHAPWRCWTRPAMPSATSSAFCSPPPTSSRCSAFRPAGPPASPGSSTSRRPSSAAAPATRRR, encoded by the coding sequence TTGGACACCGCACAGGACACGCAGGACACGGCCAAGCGGCTGCGTGCGATCGGCGACGAACTGTCGGACCGTTTCTACGAGCGGGCCGACGTGGTGCGGACGCTGGTGGTGACGCTGCTGGCCGGGCAGCACTCGCTGGTGCTCGGCCCGCCCGGAACCGCGAAGTCCGAGATGGCCCGGGAGCTCACGAGCCGGATCGAGGGGGCGTCCTACTGGGAGATCCTGCTGTCGAAGTTCACCGCGCCGACGAGGATGTTCGGTCCCATCGACGTGGCCGCGCTGGCCCGGGGTGAGTACCGCCAGGTCTACGACGGCCGCGCCACGACCGCGCATGTCGCCTTCATCGACGAGATTTTCAAGTGCTCCACAGCGGCGCTGAACGAGACACTGGGCTACCTCAACGAGCGGATCTACCACCCCGAGAGCGGCGGCGAGCCGATCCGCTGCCCCTTGATCGGGGCCATCACGGCGAGCAATGAACTGCCCAGCGGGGAGGATTCGGCCGCGATCTACGACCGGCTGCTGGTGCGCATCGAGGTCGGGTATCTGGAAGACCCCTCGAACTTCGCCGCGCTGGTCCGCTCCGCCGTCAGCCGCCCGGCGGCGCCGGCCCGGACCACGGTCGAGCTGGCCGCGTTGCGGCACGCCGTGACCGAAGCCGTCCCGGCCGTGGATGTCCCCGATGCGATCGTGGACGCGGTGTGTACGCTGCGGGCCGCCTTGCGCCGTAAGGAACTCGTCGCCTCCGACCGCCGCTGGCGGCAGGCGGTGGGCCTGCTCCAGGCGTCCGCGTACCTCGACGGCCGTCCGGCGGTCGCCGAGACCGACCTGTCGGTGCTGACCCACGTGTTGTGGGACTCCCCCGCCCAGCGTCCGACCGTCGAGCGTGAGGTGCTGCAACTGGTCAACCCCGACGCCAAGGAGGCGCTCGACCTGGCCGACGCCATCGAGGAGTTGGAGGCCCAGCTCGACGCCATGGCCGGGCAGTCCCGCGAGGCGCTGAGCGAGCGGGTCATCAAGAGTACGAGGCGGGGCCCGGCGGAGTCACCCGGGAGGCGTGGGCCAAGGCATGCGCCCTGGCGCTGCTGGACCAGGCCCGCCATGCCAAGCGCGACTTCGTCGGCATTCTGTTCTCCGCCGCCGACAAGTTCCAGGTGTTCCGCTTTCCGTCCGGCCGGCCCGCCGGCATCGCCCGGATCCTCGACTTCGCGGAGACCTTCCTCGGCGGCGGCACCAGCTACCAGACGCCGCTGA
- a CDS encoding alpha/beta hydrolase codes for MAKTNVTFDSVRIPLAGHLYLPDTPAPAPRPAIVVGHPGSGVKEQAAGLYARRLAERGFATLAFDAAHQGESGGEPRGLEDPAHRVEDLKAAVSYLTTRDDVAAERIGALGICASGGYVLPATASDHRIKAVATVSAVDIARQFRLGADGTQDPSVFQGMLAAAAQARTTEARGEVPPVLTLFPDTAEQARALGGEHGAEGFDYYRTPRAGHARSARFFTWTSIDKMATFDAFSPTPLIGQRPLLMIVGTRAVTSWMSVEAFQRAIGPKEIHWINGASHVDLYDKKQYVDPAIEKLTGFFRERLGQQ; via the coding sequence GTGGCGAAGACCAACGTCACCTTCGACAGTGTCCGCATCCCGCTCGCCGGCCACCTCTACCTTCCCGACACCCCGGCACCGGCCCCGCGCCCGGCGATCGTCGTCGGCCACCCCGGCAGCGGTGTGAAGGAGCAGGCCGCGGGACTGTACGCGCGACGCCTGGCCGAGAGGGGCTTTGCCACGCTCGCCTTCGACGCGGCCCACCAGGGCGAGAGCGGCGGTGAACCGCGCGGTCTGGAGGATCCCGCCCACCGCGTCGAGGACCTCAAGGCGGCCGTCTCCTACCTCACCACCCGCGACGACGTCGCCGCGGAGCGCATCGGCGCGCTCGGCATCTGCGCCTCCGGTGGCTACGTACTGCCCGCCACCGCGAGCGATCATCGCATCAAGGCCGTCGCCACGGTCAGCGCCGTCGACATCGCCCGCCAGTTCCGCCTGGGAGCCGACGGAACCCAGGACCCGTCCGTGTTCCAGGGCATGCTGGCTGCCGCGGCGCAAGCACGCACCACCGAGGCTCGTGGTGAGGTGCCGCCGGTCCTGACCCTCTTCCCCGACACCGCCGAGCAGGCCCGCGCGCTCGGCGGAGAACACGGCGCCGAGGGCTTCGACTACTACCGCACTCCGCGAGCCGGGCATGCCCGCTCGGCGCGCTTCTTCACCTGGACCAGCATCGACAAGATGGCAACCTTCGATGCCTTCAGCCCGACCCCGCTGATCGGGCAACGGCCTCTGCTCATGATCGTCGGCACCCGCGCCGTCACCTCCTGGATGAGCGTCGAAGCGTTCCAGCGGGCCATTGGGCCCAAGGAGATCCACTGGATCAACGGCGCAAGCCATGTCGACCTCTACGACAAGAAGCAGTACGTGGACCCCGCCATCGAGAAGCTCACCGGCTTCTTCCGCGAGCGCCTCGGCCAACAGTGA
- a CDS encoding helix-turn-helix domain-containing protein: MTPAPAPRDLGAFLKARRAQLAPQDLGLPETDSRRKVAGLRRQEVAQLAAISVDYYTRLEQGRVRASASVLATLARALRLDDDQQKYLYELAGRSDARPRRRRGPAQRIRPAMRRLLDQLTGSPAVVLGKRMDILAWNVAAAALFTDFSVTPPGRRNYVRLLFTDPVVRALHREWEHDARDAVAALRMEAAADPDDPELAQLVGELSVQDADFRTWWAEHRVNNLSYGTKHYRHRLVGDLTLDCDVWSSPDGSGQRLMVLTAEPGSPSHDALRILTAWTAA; the protein is encoded by the coding sequence ATGACTCCGGCCCCCGCCCCCCGCGATCTCGGAGCCTTCCTCAAGGCTCGCCGAGCACAGCTGGCGCCGCAGGACCTGGGCCTGCCCGAGACGGACTCGCGTCGCAAGGTCGCAGGACTGCGCCGCCAAGAGGTCGCCCAGCTCGCGGCCATCAGCGTCGACTACTACACACGGCTGGAACAGGGCCGCGTCCGAGCATCCGCATCGGTGCTCGCCACCCTCGCCCGTGCGCTGCGCCTCGACGACGACCAGCAGAAGTATCTCTACGAACTGGCCGGCAGGTCCGACGCGCGGCCGCGCCGTCGGCGGGGGCCCGCGCAGCGCATACGGCCCGCCATGCGGCGCCTGCTCGACCAGCTCACGGGGTCCCCCGCCGTCGTTCTCGGCAAGCGGATGGACATCCTGGCCTGGAATGTTGCCGCCGCGGCCCTGTTCACCGACTTCTCGGTGACGCCACCGGGGCGGCGCAACTACGTGCGCCTGCTGTTCACGGACCCGGTCGTCCGCGCCCTGCATCGGGAGTGGGAGCACGACGCCCGCGACGCCGTCGCCGCACTGCGCATGGAGGCCGCGGCGGACCCCGATGACCCCGAGCTGGCCCAGCTCGTCGGCGAGCTGTCCGTCCAGGACGCCGACTTCCGCACCTGGTGGGCCGAGCACCGCGTCAACAACCTCAGCTACGGCACCAAGCACTACCGGCATCGGCTGGTCGGTGACCTGACGCTGGACTGCGACGTCTGGAGCAGCCCCGACGGCTCAGGGCAGCGGCTCATGGTCCTCACCGCCGAGCCCGGCAGTCCGTCGCACGATGCCCTGCGCATCCTCACCGCCTGGACGGCCGCGTAA
- a CDS encoding M23 family metallopeptidase has protein sequence MATTDRRRDHLSRTSLPGLAYLHLKGFIRSLGWPRHLWGNNLVLKLDQGVYAGFGHLRRGSLRVAVGDRVTVGRQLAECGNSGNSSEPHLHFRLMRGPDS, from the coding sequence GTGGCAACCACCGACCGCCGGCGCGATCACCTCTCCCGCACCTCGCTGCCCGGCCTCGCCTACCTCCACCTGAAGGGCTTCATACGCAGTCTGGGGTGGCCCCGCCATCTTTGGGGCAACAACCTCGTGCTCAAGCTGGACCAGGGCGTGTACGCGGGCTTCGGGCACCTCAGGCGCGGATCTCTCCGGGTGGCCGTGGGCGACCGGGTCACGGTCGGCCGGCAGTTGGCCGAGTGCGGCAACTCCGGCAACTCCTCCGAGCCACATCTGCACTTCCGGCTCATGAGGGGACCCGACTCCTAG
- a CDS encoding GntR family transcriptional regulator: MSATRYLEIAEQLSAELAECARGTRVASEAEIARRFGVGRAAARAAVQELERRFVVRRTQGSGTFVNRRIDYVISRSVPPSWSATIAAAGATPRALVKSVRTIPLPAGLADRFERPAGSPVHEVVREFYIDDLLASWTHEWVPVDEVPHLDLALHAVDSVDLVLRQTVRVRPIRAWCRVSIDVPPAEVLRVLRMESSQPAWLVESVSRDEALGNVLMCSRTWTRADAVRVVVELDERAATGDEVATPQRVVTPQ; this comes from the coding sequence GTGAGTGCGACCAGGTATCTGGAGATCGCGGAGCAGTTGTCCGCCGAGCTGGCCGAGTGCGCCCGTGGCACACGGGTCGCCAGCGAGGCCGAGATCGCCCGTCGGTTCGGCGTGGGCCGGGCCGCCGCACGGGCGGCCGTTCAGGAATTGGAGCGCCGATTCGTCGTCCGCCGGACCCAGGGGTCGGGCACATTCGTCAACCGGCGCATCGACTACGTCATCTCGCGCAGCGTCCCGCCGTCGTGGTCCGCCACGATCGCCGCGGCGGGCGCCACACCTCGTGCACTGGTCAAGTCGGTGCGCACGATTCCCCTGCCCGCCGGGCTGGCGGACAGGTTCGAGCGGCCCGCCGGGTCGCCGGTGCACGAGGTGGTGCGCGAGTTCTATATCGACGACCTCCTCGCCTCCTGGACCCACGAGTGGGTCCCGGTGGACGAGGTGCCGCACCTGGATCTGGCACTGCACGCGGTCGACTCCGTCGATCTCGTACTTCGCCAGACGGTGCGGGTGCGGCCTATACGGGCCTGGTGCCGGGTCAGCATCGACGTGCCCCCGGCGGAGGTCCTGCGCGTCCTGCGCATGGAGAGCAGCCAGCCCGCCTGGCTGGTGGAGAGCGTCAGCCGGGACGAGGCGCTCGGCAACGTCCTGATGTGCAGCCGTACCTGGACCCGTGCCGATGCCGTCCGGGTCGTGGTCGAACTCGACGAACGGGCGGCCACCGGTGACGAGGTCGCCACACCGCAGAGAGTCGTCACACCGCAATGA
- a CDS encoding phosphonate C-P lyase system protein PhnG yields the protein MSREHRCALLAEAERAELIELADACIADGAQVRVLVGPEVGCVTAQVREPVLEQRFLLGDVLACRAEVELAGHRGWAMRLGDDRAAALAAAVLDAEARSGRPRTAEIDLLCERVAERRERRESQEWAELAPTVVAFEELT from the coding sequence ATGAGCAGGGAGCATCGCTGTGCCCTGCTGGCCGAGGCCGAGAGGGCCGAACTGATCGAACTGGCCGATGCCTGCATCGCCGACGGCGCGCAGGTACGGGTGCTGGTGGGGCCCGAGGTCGGGTGCGTGACCGCGCAGGTCCGCGAGCCGGTCCTGGAGCAGCGATTCCTGCTCGGTGACGTGCTGGCCTGCCGGGCCGAGGTGGAGCTCGCGGGCCACCGCGGCTGGGCCATGCGTCTCGGGGACGACCGCGCGGCCGCGCTGGCCGCCGCGGTGCTGGACGCCGAGGCGCGGTCCGGCCGCCCCCGGACCGCCGAGATCGACCTGCTGTGCGAGCGCGTCGCGGAGCGCCGCGAGCGGCGGGAGAGCCAGGAGTGGGCGGAGCTCGCCCCGACCGTCGTCGCATTCGAGGAGCTGACGTGA
- the phnH gene encoding phosphonate C-P lyase system protein PhnH, with amino-acid sequence MTAVETEPAPAACASGTAELVTAAKLRPAQAQGVFRAVLDALARPGTVARFPSDVPGAVPPALLPVLALADLGTGVRVLEEDGSHRWSDVVSVATNAPAVPLEKARLAAAVRPVAAEEIRRLARGTADAPEDGAVLCLPVAALEGGPSTWRLSGPGVPGERDIAPQGVPDGFVAARAEAVGGFPAGADLLLATPDGRVMGLPRSTTVTIVANAATSAETGAVAEEED; translated from the coding sequence GTGACCGCCGTAGAAACAGAGCCGGCACCCGCCGCCTGCGCCTCCGGAACCGCGGAACTGGTGACCGCGGCCAAGCTGCGCCCGGCCCAGGCCCAGGGCGTCTTCCGCGCCGTGCTCGACGCCCTGGCGCGGCCGGGCACGGTGGCCCGGTTCCCCTCGGACGTCCCCGGCGCGGTGCCGCCCGCGCTGCTGCCGGTCCTCGCGCTCGCGGACCTCGGCACCGGTGTCCGCGTCCTGGAGGAGGACGGCTCGCACCGCTGGTCGGACGTGGTGAGCGTGGCCACCAACGCCCCCGCGGTGCCGCTGGAGAAGGCCCGGCTCGCCGCCGCGGTACGGCCCGTCGCGGCGGAGGAGATCCGGCGACTGGCCCGGGGCACCGCCGACGCGCCGGAGGACGGGGCCGTGCTGTGCCTGCCGGTGGCCGCGCTGGAGGGCGGGCCGTCCACGTGGCGGCTGTCCGGGCCCGGCGTGCCGGGTGAACGGGACATCGCCCCGCAGGGTGTGCCGGACGGGTTCGTGGCGGCGCGCGCCGAGGCCGTCGGCGGTTTCCCCGCGGGGGCCGATCTGCTGCTCGCCACGCCCGACGGCCGCGTCATGGGCCTGCCGCGCAGCACGACCGTCACGATCGTGGCCAATGCGGCGACCAGTGCCGAGACCGGTGCCGTGGCCGAGGAGGAGGACTGA
- a CDS encoding carbon-phosphorus lyase complex subunit PhnI: MGYSGARGGLEAILAAEDLVRRKRDHAPAPWSSTEQITTRFRLAVDRVMGEAGLYDEPTAADAFRQAEGDTLEASHLLRAQRSTLPRLAVSEPVDPGEMTVIRRIVPAFREPDGPQLLGRTSDYTGRLLERPDGPPEPAQEDARTGNAERTEEQRSPRRFMDLLRKMELLAEGRTADDPEPHDITRKPARPPADRSAVLAAMARAESGALVALWYRSILGPDGDVHEITLGELRHGRLPLRVRHPHTGNPVTVGEFRVTEAEAIEDLDGADEDRTRFDIGYGLCFGHNERKAIAMANLDIANRRFGRSGPLEQLLLLTIDGLDSGGFLEHLKLPHYVTFRSMVERKQAMRAAAEAGEDPPARAAGPAGKDCR; this comes from the coding sequence ATGGGGTACTCGGGAGCACGCGGAGGTCTCGAGGCGATTCTCGCCGCCGAGGACCTGGTCCGCCGCAAGCGGGACCACGCGCCCGCGCCGTGGTCGTCCACCGAGCAGATCACCACCCGGTTCCGGCTGGCCGTCGACCGGGTGATGGGCGAGGCCGGCCTGTACGACGAGCCCACCGCGGCCGACGCCTTCCGGCAGGCCGAGGGGGACACCCTGGAGGCATCGCACCTGCTGCGCGCGCAGCGGTCCACCCTGCCGCGGCTGGCGGTCAGCGAACCCGTCGACCCGGGCGAGATGACCGTGATACGCCGCATCGTGCCGGCCTTCCGCGAGCCCGACGGCCCGCAGCTGCTCGGCCGTACCTCCGACTACACCGGCCGCCTGCTGGAGCGGCCCGACGGCCCGCCGGAGCCGGCCCAGGAGGACGCCAGGACAGGCAACGCGGAGCGCACCGAGGAGCAGCGCAGCCCCCGCCGGTTCATGGACCTGCTGCGGAAGATGGAACTGCTCGCCGAGGGGCGGACCGCCGACGATCCGGAGCCGCACGACATCACCCGCAAGCCCGCCCGGCCGCCCGCCGACCGGTCCGCCGTCCTGGCCGCCATGGCCCGCGCCGAATCCGGTGCGCTGGTGGCGCTGTGGTACCGCTCGATCCTCGGGCCGGACGGCGATGTGCACGAGATCACCCTGGGCGAGCTGCGGCACGGGCGGCTGCCGCTGCGGGTCCGCCACCCGCACACGGGAAACCCCGTCACCGTCGGCGAGTTCCGGGTCACCGAGGCCGAGGCCATCGAGGACCTGGACGGCGCGGACGAGGACCGTACGCGCTTCGACATCGGCTATGGCCTGTGCTTCGGGCACAACGAGCGCAAGGCGATCGCCATGGCCAACCTGGACATCGCCAACCGCCGGTTCGGCCGCAGCGGGCCGCTGGAGCAGTTGCTGCTGCTCACCATCGACGGCCTCGACTCGGGCGGCTTCCTGGAGCACCTGAAGCTCCCCCACTACGTCACCTTCCGCTCGATGGTCGAGCGCAAGCAAGCCATGCGGGCCGCCGCCGAGGCGGGAGAGGACCCGCCCGCACGGGCCGCCGGGCCCGCCGGAAAGGACTGCCGATGA
- a CDS encoding alpha-D-ribose 1-methylphosphonate 5-phosphate C-P-lyase PhnJ has translation MSTTYDTPRVSGIGALVAEADAGGPPAGILDEDAKREIRRAALAAVCVPGYQVPFGSREMPVARGWGSGGLQITLGVIGAEDTVKVIDQGDDAGVNATNLRRMIAGTTGCGESADTREATVVQTRHRIPEEALGAQHVLVYQVPVPEPLRGVQKSVAECARMHAEGDYSAMWVSLYEDIVRNGMITASTGYPVLVGGRYVMATSPIPRWDVPRLHEAEHLNLFGAGREKRIYAVPPHTEVRPLTFDDVPFEVEHEPGGHCKFCGSDDVYLVNAGTEGAFACSDTEWCARVQAGDADTGAHRERAPLALLPDPAARAGRRSAPVAPAAAADDTPAPARRIRAGGPEWALRVDGIGKVHGAGGAAAVPGTGPEHSTAISPSTGAVVAAWDVSFDVAPGEALGLIGESGSGKSTVLRCVIGDEPATAGRVHLASVDDGASEVLALPAAVRRRLRIDSMAVVYQDPAAGLDLRVSAGGNIAERLTAAGWRGYHAIRRRAAELLDRVEVPLSRMDDPVHTFSGGMRQRVQIAKALATEPPVLLLDEPTTGLDASVAAGVLDLLRSLLAERDVAAVVVSHDFSVIEALTDRTLVMQLGRVVEQGLTDQLFHDPHHPYTQRLVAAARR, from the coding sequence ATGAGCACGACGTACGACACACCACGGGTGTCCGGGATCGGCGCGCTCGTCGCCGAGGCGGACGCGGGCGGCCCGCCCGCCGGGATCCTCGACGAGGACGCCAAGCGGGAGATCCGCCGGGCCGCGCTCGCCGCGGTCTGCGTGCCCGGCTACCAAGTCCCGTTCGGCTCCCGGGAGATGCCGGTGGCGCGCGGCTGGGGCTCGGGCGGCCTGCAGATCACCCTGGGGGTGATCGGCGCCGAGGACACGGTGAAGGTGATCGACCAGGGCGATGACGCCGGGGTCAACGCCACCAATCTGCGCCGGATGATCGCCGGGACCACCGGGTGCGGCGAGTCCGCCGACACCCGGGAGGCCACGGTCGTACAGACCCGCCACCGCATCCCCGAGGAGGCCCTGGGCGCCCAGCATGTGCTGGTCTACCAGGTGCCGGTGCCCGAGCCGCTGCGCGGTGTGCAGAAGTCGGTGGCCGAATGCGCGCGGATGCACGCCGAGGGCGACTACTCCGCGATGTGGGTCAGCCTCTACGAGGACATCGTCCGCAACGGCATGATCACCGCGAGCACCGGCTACCCGGTGCTGGTCGGCGGCCGCTATGTGATGGCGACCAGTCCCATCCCGCGCTGGGACGTGCCCCGGCTCCACGAGGCCGAGCACCTCAACCTCTTCGGCGCCGGCCGGGAGAAGCGCATCTACGCGGTGCCCCCGCACACCGAGGTGCGGCCCCTGACCTTCGACGATGTGCCCTTCGAGGTCGAGCACGAGCCGGGCGGGCACTGCAAGTTCTGCGGCAGCGACGACGTCTACCTCGTCAACGCCGGTACCGAGGGCGCCTTCGCCTGCAGCGACACCGAGTGGTGCGCGCGGGTCCAGGCCGGGGACGCCGACACCGGCGCCCACCGGGAGCGCGCGCCGCTGGCCCTGCTGCCCGATCCGGCAGCCCGCGCGGGACGCCGGAGCGCGCCCGTGGCCCCTGCCGCCGCGGCGGACGACACGCCCGCGCCCGCCCGCAGGATCCGGGCCGGCGGCCCCGAGTGGGCCCTGCGTGTCGATGGCATCGGCAAGGTGCACGGCGCGGGTGGCGCAGCGGCCGTACCCGGCACCGGGCCCGAGCACTCCACGGCGATCAGCCCGTCCACCGGTGCGGTGGTGGCCGCCTGGGACGTCTCCTTCGACGTGGCACCGGGCGAGGCCCTGGGCCTCATCGGCGAGTCGGGCTCCGGCAAGTCCACCGTGCTGCGCTGTGTCATCGGCGACGAGCCGGCCACGGCCGGGCGGGTCCACCTGGCCTCGGTGGACGACGGCGCGTCCGAGGTACTCGCGCTGCCCGCGGCCGTACGGCGGCGGCTGCGGATCGATTCGATGGCCGTGGTCTACCAGGACCCGGCCGCCGGGCTCGACCTGCGCGTCTCCGCCGGCGGCAACATCGCCGAGCGGCTGACCGCGGCGGGCTGGCGCGGCTACCACGCCATCCGGCGGCGCGCGGCGGAGCTGCTGGACCGGGTCGAGGTGCCGCTGTCCCGCATGGACGACCCGGTGCACACCTTCTCCGGCGGCATGCGGCAGCGCGTGCAGATCGCCAAGGCCCTGGCCACCGAACCGCCGGTGCTGCTGCTCGACGAGCCCACCACCGGTCTGGACGCCTCCGTCGCCGCCGGTGTGCTCGATCTGCTGCGAAGCCTGCTCGCCGAGCGGGACGTGGCCGCCGTGGTCGTCAGCCACGACTTCTCGGTGATCGAGGCGCTGACCGACCGCACGCTGGTCATGCAGCTGGGCCGGGTCGTCGAACAGGGCCTGACCGATCAGCTCTTCCACGATCCCCACCACCCCTACACCCAGCGGCTCGTCGCCGCCGCCCGGAGGTGA